In a single window of the Panthera leo isolate Ple1 chromosome A1, P.leo_Ple1_pat1.1, whole genome shotgun sequence genome:
- the TEX30 gene encoding testis-expressed protein 30, translated as MNHTEVKLKIPFGNKLLDAVCLVPNKSLTYGIILTHGASGDMNLPHLMSLASHLASHGFFCLRFTCKGLNIVHRIKAYKSVLNYLKTLGEYKLTGVFLGGRSMGSRAAASVMCHIEPDDADAFVRGLICISYPLHHPKQQHKLRDEDLYRIKDPVLFVSGSADEMCEKNLLEKVAQKMQAPNKIHWIEKANHSMAVKGRSTNDVFKEINTQILFWIQEITEMDKK; from the exons atgaATCATACAGAG gttaaattaaaaataccttttggAAATAAATTACTAGATGCTGTTTGTTTGGTACCTAACAAGAGCTTAACATACGGAATAATTCTTACACATGGAGCGTCAGGAGATATGAATCTTCCTCATTTGATGTCACTGGCATCCCATCTTGCATCTCATGGGTTTTTTTGCCTGAGATTTACCTGTAAAGGCCTTAATATTGTACATAGAATTAAGGCATATAAATCAGTTTTG AATTACCTAAAGACCTTAGGAGAATACAAATTGACAGGTGTTTTCCTTGGCG gTCGTTCAATGGGCTCAAGAGCAGCTGCTTCTGTAATGTGCCATATTGagccagatgatgctgatgctttTGTTCGAGGTCTCATTTGTATTTCTTACCCACTGCACCATCCAAAGCAGCAACATAAACTTAGAGATGAAGATCTCTATCGTATAAAAGATCCTGTATTGTTTGTGTCAGGTTCAGCAGATGAAATGTGTGAAAAG aacttGTTGGAGAAAGTGGCACAGAAAATGCAAGCTCCCAATAAAATCCACTGGATTGAGAAGGCAAACCATTCCATGGCAGTGAAAGGACgttcaacaaatgatgttttcaaagaaataaatacacagattttGTTTTGGATCCAGGAAATCACTGAAATGGACAAGAAATAA